The following proteins come from a genomic window of Methanosarcina sp. MTP4:
- a CDS encoding transcriptional regulator, which yields MIDVAENDFIPGDIDFKMGEVEYEMVDLLRRLNINRPVALTLACLSKGEEISSQNIEMVSGLRQPEVSIAMRYLRENDWVQMREEKKNQGKGRPIKLYRLTVPMEKIINRIEENVLAESKVVLQNIERLKNIS from the coding sequence ATGATAGACGTGGCAGAGAATGATTTTATACCAGGAGACATCGATTTCAAAATGGGAGAAGTTGAATACGAAATGGTGGATTTACTCAGGAGGCTCAATATTAACAGGCCGGTAGCCCTCACCCTCGCATGCCTCTCGAAGGGGGAAGAGATTTCTTCCCAGAACATCGAAATGGTTTCAGGCCTGAGGCAGCCGGAAGTTAGCATTGCAATGCGCTACCTCCGTGAAAACGACTGGGTCCAAATGAGAGAAGAAAAGAAGAACCAGGGCAAAGGGCGCCCGATCAAACTGTACAGGCTCACCGTGCCTATGGAAAAGATCATCAACCGGATAGAAGAAAACGTCCTTGCCGAAAGCAAAGTTGTGCTTCAGAATATCGAACGCCTCAAAAACATCTCCTGA
- a CDS encoding transcriptional regulator, with the protein MVDESGRNIDAALEKNPIYMGSTEYEMIELFRKINVSRPVALTLACLAKGREISSQSIEVVSGLRQPEVSVAMRYLRENDWIHIREEKKSKGKGRPIKLYKLTVPMDRIVGKIEQEIIAESRHVLQNIERLKNIA; encoded by the coding sequence ATGGTAGATGAAAGCGGTAGAAATATAGATGCAGCTTTAGAGAAAAATCCCATATATATGGGATCCACCGAATATGAAATGATCGAACTGTTTAGAAAAATAAATGTAAGCAGGCCCGTTGCCCTAACCCTTGCCTGCCTTGCAAAAGGAAGGGAAATCTCTTCCCAGAGCATTGAGGTAGTTTCGGGCCTGAGACAGCCGGAAGTCAGCGTCGCAATGCGTTACCTTCGCGAGAACGACTGGATTCACATCCGGGAAGAAAAGAAGTCAAAGGGTAAGGGCAGGCCTATCAAGCTGTACAAGCTTACGGTTCCCATGGACCGCATTGTAGGCAAGATCGAACAGGAGATCATAGCAGAAAGCAGACACGTGCTTCAAAACATCGAACGCCTCAAGAATATTGCCTGA
- a CDS encoding pentapeptide repeat-containing protein, which produces MKNLSEKLKPIKNLVSKIIPLLLFISFLAIFILILWKVPQLQVSNLSGSLDDPTKAAELEDKFRSTLAQLLGGVVLMLGLYLTHRRVTATEKTVAITQEGQITERFTRAIEHLGSAGQELRLGGIYALERIANESEKDHWPIMEILTAFIRKNSLNNNINGDEKTEGEKLSIDTQAALDVLRRRNREHEKKEFRLFDLSDTYLAGANLGGAHLEGAHLLGADLGCADLKEANLRKANLEGAHLLGADLGWADLKEANLRKANLEGANLREANLLGANLREASLGCADLVRADLKEANLLGANLLGANLGWADLKEANLVGANLKEANLKEANLVGANLFGANLVEANLVGANLEGANLREANLLGANLKEASLGWADLVRADLGGALNNTSLEQLSKVKTLYEAKLDENFLKSLKESNPSLFEKPSK; this is translated from the coding sequence ATGAAGAATCTATCCGAAAAGCTCAAACCAATAAAAAATTTAGTTTCAAAAATTATCCCCCTACTTCTGTTCATCTCATTTCTAGCTATTTTTATTCTCATCTTATGGAAAGTCCCCCAATTGCAGGTTTCAAATCTAAGTGGCTCCCTGGATGACCCCACAAAAGCCGCCGAGCTGGAAGATAAATTCAGGTCAACTCTTGCTCAGTTATTAGGCGGAGTAGTTCTAATGCTTGGGCTTTATTTAACTCACAGGCGTGTCACAGCAACTGAAAAAACTGTAGCAATAACACAGGAGGGGCAGATCACAGAGAGATTTACGAGAGCTATTGAGCATTTAGGGAGTGCCGGTCAAGAATTAAGATTAGGTGGAATCTATGCTCTTGAACGAATAGCAAATGAGTCGGAGAAGGACCATTGGCCCATCATGGAGATTTTGACCGCCTTTATTCGAAAAAATTCCCTGAATAATAATATCAATGGGGATGAAAAAACGGAAGGTGAAAAATTATCAATTGATACTCAAGCAGCACTCGATGTTTTAAGAAGAAGAAACAGAGAACATGAGAAGAAAGAATTTCGGTTATTTGATTTGAGTGATACTTATTTAGCGGGGGCTAATCTTGGAGGGGCTCACCTTGAAGGGGCTCACCTTTTAGGGGCTGACCTTGGATGTGCTGACCTTAAAGAGGCTAACCTTAGAAAGGCTAACCTTGAAGGGGCTCACCTTTTAGGGGCTGACCTTGGATGGGCTGACCTTAAAGAGGCTAACCTTAGAAAGGCTAACCTTGAAGGGGCTAACCTTAGAGAGGCTAACCTTTTAGGGGCTAACCTTAGAGAGGCTAGCCTTGGATGTGCTGATCTTGTAAGGGCTGACCTTAAGGAGGCTAACCTTTTAGGGGCTAACCTTTTAGGGGCTAACCTTGGATGGGCTGACCTTAAAGAGGCTAACCTTGTAGGGGCTAACCTTAAAGAGGCTAACCTTAAAGAGGCTAACCTTGTAGGAGCTAACCTTTTTGGGGCTAACCTTGTAGAGGCTAACCTTGTAGGGGCTAACCTTGAAGGGGCTAACCTTAGAGAGGCTAACCTTTTAGGGGCTAACCTTAAGGAGGCTAGCCTTGGATGGGCTGATCTTGTAAGGGCTGACCTTGGAGGGGCATTAAATAATACCTCACTCGAACAACTTTCGAAAGTGAAAACCCTTTATGAAGCTAAATTAGATGAAAATTTTTTGAAATCTCTAAAGGAATCAAATCCTTCTCTGTTTGAAAAGCCTTCTAAATAA
- a CDS encoding DUF5906 domain-containing protein, whose product MNPAFFDMFNKGPENWTFADISEVIKILAGTYPKWSINRILETYCYGGKAWGELEEPTKLSLIESAINTAEQKDWIEAKNTDGIPLEFDGLYELHRTKEGDVKKVVLYNEEIADKIRRELNTLAFKDQLYVYSEGVYVEGEALVKAEIARTVKAIKAAKKGSNASVRGADAEIMYYIRYDAPHMKYPFNLHPDMIPVNNGIIRLNFETGLPELIPFSPKWLFNYKIPTDFNPNASSKPIDNVLRSYVDEVDLKVLYQIPAQALLQVMGRGPYKKCYLLQGRKDAGKSSYLELLYRTFGIENKSDVPLNELATGEHKFKLARLVGKLHNIHDELPNFPLKETGTLKRLLGAYSHDVEVKGRQPFSAFITAVLVFACNTPPKITNNDVKRDEAFWDKWEYVLFPNSFEKRDRFYEETFTPENLSGFLHNVIAAALRIGREGKLLKETDGPDVKDKWAKCSEPVYQFISKNMERSRYPTYFLKGDMLDILIKWGNDENLEDDIPQSKEALSKILKICGVTEAKLTGKDSGIQSPVYVFPYKWKEDSKYKADIKEFELKREQAKFN is encoded by the coding sequence ATGAACCCGGCTTTTTTTGATATGTTTAATAAGGGCCCTGAAAATTGGACATTTGCGGACATATCAGAAGTAATCAAGATATTAGCGGGGACTTATCCGAAATGGTCAATAAACCGGATCCTTGAAACTTATTGTTATGGCGGTAAAGCATGGGGGGAACTGGAAGAACCCACAAAACTTTCCCTGATTGAATCCGCGATCAACACGGCAGAACAAAAGGACTGGATAGAGGCAAAAAATACAGACGGTATACCTTTAGAATTTGATGGACTTTACGAACTCCACAGGACGAAAGAAGGGGACGTAAAAAAGGTAGTTCTCTACAATGAGGAAATAGCTGACAAGATCAGGAGAGAACTTAACACCCTGGCTTTCAAGGATCAGTTATATGTCTATTCAGAAGGCGTATACGTGGAAGGGGAAGCCCTTGTTAAAGCCGAAATTGCCCGGACGGTTAAAGCTATCAAAGCAGCGAAAAAAGGCAGCAACGCAAGCGTGAGAGGCGCAGACGCGGAGATCATGTATTATATCAGGTATGACGCCCCTCACATGAAATATCCTTTCAATCTGCACCCTGATATGATACCCGTTAACAATGGGATCATAAGGCTGAACTTTGAAACGGGACTGCCTGAGCTTATCCCTTTCAGCCCGAAATGGCTATTTAATTACAAGATTCCTACGGACTTTAACCCGAATGCAAGCAGCAAACCTATAGATAACGTCCTTCGGTCATACGTGGATGAAGTTGACTTAAAGGTACTTTATCAAATACCTGCACAGGCATTATTACAGGTAATGGGACGCGGGCCTTACAAGAAATGCTATTTATTGCAGGGCAGGAAGGACGCGGGGAAGTCTTCATACCTTGAATTGCTTTATAGAACCTTCGGGATTGAAAATAAAAGCGATGTCCCATTAAATGAGCTGGCAACCGGGGAACACAAGTTTAAGCTGGCGCGTTTAGTGGGAAAACTCCATAATATTCATGACGAACTCCCTAACTTTCCATTGAAGGAAACCGGGACTTTAAAAAGGCTGTTAGGTGCTTATTCTCATGACGTGGAGGTTAAAGGACGGCAGCCTTTCTCAGCGTTCATAACGGCGGTGCTTGTGTTCGCATGTAATACCCCTCCGAAGATCACGAACAACGATGTGAAGCGGGACGAGGCTTTCTGGGATAAGTGGGAATATGTGCTATTTCCTAACAGCTTTGAAAAGCGGGATAGATTCTATGAGGAAACATTTACCCCGGAGAACTTAAGCGGGTTTTTACATAACGTCATTGCTGCAGCCCTCCGGATAGGCAGAGAGGGAAAACTTTTGAAGGAGACCGACGGCCCAGATGTTAAGGATAAGTGGGCTAAATGTTCGGAACCTGTATATCAGTTTATTTCTAAAAACATGGAAAGAAGCCGGTATCCTACATATTTCTTGAAAGGGGATATGTTGGATATACTCATCAAATGGGGGAATGATGAAAACTTAGAGGATGATATACCACAATCAAAGGAAGCCCTTTCGAAGATCCTTAAAATATGTGGCGTGACAGAGGCAAAGCTTACCGGGAAGGACTCGGGGATCCAAAGCCCTGTTTATGTCTTCCCTTACAAATGGAAGGAGGACAGCAAATACAAGGCAGATATCAAAGAGTTCGAACTCAAGAGGGAACAAGCCAAATTTAATTAA